The Aneurinibacillus migulanus genome contains the following window.
TAATAACAAGCAACAAACAAGAAAAAGAGAGTAATAAAAAAGATAGATGTTGTTTTCCACCCACCCCAGAAATCCTCCAACAACAATCAGCAGTACTACAATACGGATTATCTCTAAGAAGAACCTCATGCTTCTCCACCTCTTATCTTATTCGCTTTTGGTGACAAGGGATTTGATAAAGCCGTTTTAATTATGGTTCTGCAATCGATTTTGATGGGGATATTCGCTGTTTATTTTGCTTCCCGAGGAAAAGCAAGTGTGAAAACCGCGGTGTTAAACATTTTTCGGCTACCGAATATTTATGCGGTCATCATCGGCCTGCTTCTGCAATACTGTCATATCCCATTATCCACGAATTTCATGCAGGCTGTAGAATTATTGGGGGGCGCATCTATCCCGGTTGTTATGCTTGTGCTGGGGATGCAGCTAGCCATGGTAACGATAAAAGATTTAGATGGTAAGCTGGTAGCGTTTGGAACGGTTATCCGTCTGATTATTTCTCCGGTTTTGGCATGGGGCATTTGCAGCCTATTTCCAATTTCACCTTTATCAAAGCAAGTGATGTTCGTCATTGCGGGAATGCCGCCAGCTGCAATGGCTCTATTATACGCTATACGATTCGAGGCCAAAGCAAAACTCGTATCCAGTATTACATTAATTTCCACCGTTCTTAGTTTTATTTCAATCATGGTGCTATTAAGCATAGTGAAGTGGGTAACATAGTTGACTTATAAAAGCACCCGCGCCTTATTTGTATAGGCTGGGTGCTTTTACATTTGAAAACATCATCCGTAACAAAACCTCCAAATAATTAGTCTTTCAGACGAATCTGCTTACGCTAAATGCGGCAATCTACCTTACTGTATGAAAAATGCCGTTTCGAATCGTTTCGAAACGGCATTTTTTTGCACTATACGGATACAGCGTCATGTTTCTGAACCGAGTCCTTACGGGCAGCCCTTCGCCAGCACCAGGCCATGCCCAAAAATACGACAGCACTTATTATATACAAAACATGAAGTGTATCGCCCCATTCGATAAATAAGTAGCCGGCAATGGGTCCCATAGCTGCACCAAAATCTTGTGCCAGCGAATAAAGAGCCAGAGTAGAAGCGGTTGGAAGGTACCGAGCCTCATCTGTCGCCAGTGCATCTGTAATCGTTGTAAGCGATGTGGCGCCCATTTGAACGAATAACGCTATACCGATCCAGAGAGCGAACGGAAGCGCAAGCGGCAACAGCACCAAACCGATAGCTGATACAAGCAAAGATACGCCATACAATGGTATCCGTCCGCGTGTCCCGTCGGATAAGCGACCAAACTGCACGCCCAGAAACGGCTCCCAGGTCCAGCGGACGGCTTGCAGAACACCGGACCAGGCCGATGCGGCCAGTACAATCCCCAATAACGATATCTCCTGTCCGTGCTTCTGGATAATATAACTAAGCGTAGACGTTAACACACCTTGAAATACCAACGAGACGAAAAAACCGCTGAACAAAACGAGAAGCATGCGATTGTTTCTCCATACACTTCCGCCCGACTTCGCCGCTTTTTCAGTACGATGAGCCCCGCTTGTAAAATCGATAAAATAGTGTAGTAATAGCGGAATACCAAACAGCGACATACAGCCGAACAGAACGGAAACCCCTTTGAGATGCAGCAGTGCGACCAGTACACCACCCATCAGCATACCTACCAGACTTCCCAGACGGTACAATCCGTTGTAAAGTCCCATCATTTCCCCGCGATTGCCTTTATCGGCACACTGCGCCACCGCATACAATCCGCCGATTCGCAGTAAGGACCAAGCTGCCCCCCATAGCGCCCGCAGTACAACCCAGGCAACAAGCCCCTGAGCGAATCCATATCCGATGGTCGTCAAACTGCCCAGTCCTACAGCTAGAAACAATCCTGTTCGCAAGGAAATCCTTTGGTAAAACCAGCCAACTAAAGGATTAAGCGGCAGACGAACAAAACGGTTTACTGAGAGGATAATACCGACTTCCCATAAAGACAACAAACCAGCTTCCCGCCAATAAATCGGTAGTACGATGTATAGCATCGAATCTCCAAGCAAACACAACGCCGTTGCAATTGAAATGACGACTACCGGTTTCTTATTTTTCTCCATAACCCTTCAACCACTCTCTGTTTTGAATTATTTGTAATTTTATACATACTACCTAACATATGTAAAGCAATGGGCATATTTTTATTTACTTTGTGCCGAAAGAAGAGCTAAAATTGACAGATATATCATGAATCTCTATAATCTTTTTTATTCTCATATAATCGGAAAAACCTAAAAGAAAAAACAATTTCAGGAGCCAGACCGCAAGCTAGAGGGGGAAAAAGATATGAACAAGACCGCAACTAGGGTAACCGTGGAAGATATCATGGTAGCCCACCATACATTAAAAGACGTCGTATATAAAACGCCACTTGAGAAAAATCGAATTCTCTCTGAACGATTAGGTTGTAATGTCTATATTAAACGAGAGGACTTGCAGGTGGTACGTTCGTTTAAGCTACGTGGGGCGTATCACCTCATACGTAGCCTGTCTGAGGAAGAGGTAGAGCAGGGGGTTGTATGTGCCAGTGCGGGTAACCATGCGCAAGGCGTCGCCTACTCCTGCCATGCGCTTGGCATTCGGGGCGTTATTTTCATGCCGGCGACCACACCTCGCCAGAAAGTATCCCAGGTTAAGCTGTTCGGGGGCGATGCAGTGGAAGTGGTACTTGTGGGCGACACCTTTGATGACTCCTTTGCGGAAGCAACCAAATATACGGAAGAGCATGGCATGACGTTTGTCCATCCGTTTGATGATCCGAAAATCATTGCCGGTCAGGGTACAGTCGGTATGGAGATTATGGATGATATGACTGAGGATATTGATTACGTATTTGTCGGCATCGGCGGAGGCGGACTTGCCTCCGGAGTGGGGACGTATATGAAAAGCATCTCACCTTCTACGAAGGTCATCGGTGTCGAACCGGAAGGCGCGCCATGCATGAAGCAGGCACTTGCACAAAACAAACCGGTAATACTGACCAATATTGATAAATTCGTGGATGGGGCTGCAGTCAAGCAAGCAGGTGCATTGACGATGGATATTTGCGGACAGGTGCTCGATGACATCATACTTGTACCGGAAGGAAAGGTATGTACTACCATTTTAAACTTATACAATCAGAATGCGATCGTAGCCGAGCCTGCCGGGGCATTGTCCATCGCCGCCCTTGATTTGTATAAAGAACAAATTCGAGGTAAAAATGTTGTCTGTGTGATTAGTGGCGGCAACAACGACATCGACCGCATGCAGGAGATTAAGGAGCGTTCGCTGATTTACGAAGGATTGAAGTATTATTTCATCATCAACTTTCCGCAGCGTGCCGGTGCGTTGCGCGAGTTCCTCGATAATGTACTCGGTCCAAATGACGACATTACCCGTTTCGAGTACACGAAGAAAAACAATAAGGACAACGGTCCAGCGCTCGTTGGCATCGAATTGAAGAAGCCGGAAGATTATTTGCCGCTCATCGAGCGTCTGCGCCAGAGTAACATCGATTACATGGAAATTAACAACAATCCTTCGCTGTTTAACCTATTAATTTAATCAAACTATTCAACACAACGAATCAACCGCCAGCCATATAAAAAAGCTGGCGGATTTTTTTTGAGAAGTGTTCTCTAATAGTAGGCTGAGTAGTTACTACATTAATGTCTCGGTATTCGATTGTTGTATGAATACCAAAAATGAAATTTACATACAAGCCACATGAAAAAAATATAGCCAAAAAAGGAATATAGATGCCTCCATTCACTACTATGATTAAACCATCCTACCTTTTCTGATAACTGTTCTACAAGGGGCATGAAAAAGCCAAGGAGAAGGACAACGATAAAACGCTGTGTTGTATTTAATTTCTCTACATAGTAAAGAAAGAAAGCGGTTGTAATAGGTAATAGAAATACTGTAAAAGCGATGTTAATACTGAAGAGGGCTGGAAAGGGTCTGATAGGAAAGGAATACATCTGTTGTTCTACCATAATAAGATCGGCATACGTTCCCAACCAAGAAGAAAATATCATCGCAGGTACATACTTTTGTATAGAATTCTGCCTATTACGTTGAGGAGGGAAAGATCTTTTCTTGTGCCATAATTGCAAACTCGATTTTCTCCAATGTTTTACAATAGTCATGGAGGATCTCACCATCCACTTCTTCTTTTAGATTAATTAAATAATACATGATTTTCCAGTCCTCGAACCAGTCGCCTACTTCTGCTTCCTCATGCTGGACATTGCTCCAGGAATGAAGTAGAGAGGGGCTATACAATCGCTTCGTACCTGGTTTCAACTGACAATTCTTGATCTGTTGCTCATAAGAGGTACCGGGAACCGACTCTTTTACATCGTTAAACAAATGTGGCCAGTAATCTTTACGTGACCCTGTATGAACATGTTTGGCTGCCCACTGAGAAATACGTTTTAAAACGTCAGAATGACCAAATAATAGAGTATACAACCGTTTTCCTAATAAAATTCGTTCATGAAGAGAAACAAAATGATAAAGGGTTTGCCCGATAAGTTTAGGCGGTTTTTCAAAGCCCCTTTTATCTTCTTGGTAACAAGGGAAAAGAATTTGATTCAGGCTTAATATATCCTGTAACTTAAATTCGATCGTTTTTAATACCGTTTTTTGATAGAAAGCATTCTGAATTACTCTTTTTTCTAAGTAGCTCTGTTCATTAATAACGAGCCCAATGGCTAATAAATAACAGTCTCCATAATCCCAAAAATAATTCCACAGCGTCTGCATAAAGACAGAGACATAAAAATAAGGCAATAAGTAAAATAATTTGGTCTGTCTTTTTAAACTTTCCTCATATAATAAAAACTGAGGATAGACATCTTGAAAAATTAACCAATTCCCTCGTTCTAAAAATCGGAAGTAATCCTGCTGTTCCTTTTCGGAAAGTAATCTAGAAAGTAACTCCCCCTTTAAATCCGTCATGTTCCATCCGCCATTTCTTGATACCATATGTCCAAGAAACGCCCAATGAATTTCAGGGTGACGACAGTAAAAATCATAATATGCCATCGTTCGCATTACGTTGTTTCTATTCTTTTGACGGGTACATTCTTTAATTTGATAAATTAATTGTTGATCTTTTAAAGGCAACTCCGTTATAGAGACAAAAGAATCCTTCAAATCTTTGCTTTTCTTTTTTAATTCTTTCTTAATGGATAGAAGAGGCTGAATTTGGCTTTGTTTAAAATTCTCCCATCTCTTTCTTAAGATTGCTAATCCCGTCCCCATATTGTTTCCTCCCGTATTATGTATATTGATCCTCGTTGAAAAAGGAGTGAGTGGTTTGAATGAAGTTGAAACAGAAATCAATCGCCTCATCACCGTATTAAAAAATCAGCAAACAAGTGACGGTTCCTGGCGCTATTGCTTAGAAAGTGGCCCTATGACAGATGCGTATATGATCATCCTATTGCGAACATTGAATATTCATGATGAAGATTTCATAAGAAGGTTAACGGAAAGAGTAATCTATAGACAGGAGAAAAATGGAGCCTGGAAGTTATTTCATGATGAAGAAGGCGGAAATCTGTCAGCTACAGTTGAGGCTTATTATGCTCTGCTTTTTTCTGGCTATTGCAAGAAAAAAGCAGAGCATATGCAAGCAGCCCGACAGTTCATCTTGTCAAGAGGAGGAATTACAGAAGTAAGTATGCTTACAAAAGTAATGCTCGCTTTAACGGGGCAATATCCATGGCCACAGCATACTTTGATTCCACTTGAAATCCTGCTGCTTCCTCTGACGTTCCCCCTTAATTTCTTTGATTTTGTCGGTTATGCTAGAGTTCATGTTGCTCCGATTTTAATTGTGACTGACCAAAAGTTTTTTATCAAAACACAAAAAACTCCCGATCTATCAGACCTATATGTAAACAACTCAACAACAAGCATGAATCTGCAACCATATATAAATCAACAATCTATACAGTATCGCTCAATTTTAAAATTTATAAAATCTTGGACTGAGAATCTTCATTACCTCCCTAAACACATCCATAATGTAGCTATACGTCGTACTGAACAGTTTATGCTGGATAGAATTGAACCGGATGGAACCTTATACAGTTATTTCAGTTCAACCTTTCTTATGATCTTCGCCTTCCTAGCGCTTGGGTATTCAGATAAACATCCCATTATCTTGCATGCTATTAAAGGCTTAAAAACATTAACTTGTAAATCAAATGAACCTATTCATATACAAAATGCTACGTCAACGGTTTGGAACACAGCATTACTCAGTTATGCTCTACAAGACGCTGGGGTACCTTACTCGAGTATGACTATACAAAAAGCAGGTCAGTACCTTCTTTCGCGACAACATAAAAAATATGGAGATTGGATCATTCATAATCCAAATATTACACCAGGAGGATGGGGCTTTTCGGATATCAACACCATAAACCCTGACATTGATGATACAACTGCGGCTCTTAGGGCAATAAGCAAGCTAGCAAAGACAAGTCCAATCTATCGTCAAGCTTGGGAATATGGAGTAAACTGGGTGCTGTCTATGCAAAATGACAATGGTGGATGGCCAGCATTTGAAAAGAATACAGATAAAGAAATCGTAAAATG
Protein-coding sequences here:
- a CDS encoding AEC family transporter, whose product is MKTAVLNIFRLPNIYAVIIGLLLQYCHIPLSTNFMQAVELLGGASIPVVMLVLGMQLAMVTIKDLDGKLVAFGTVIRLIISPVLAWGICSLFPISPLSKQVMFVIAGMPPAAMALLYAIRFEAKAKLVSSITLISTVLSFISIMVLLSIVKWVT
- a CDS encoding MFS transporter → MEKNKKPVVVISIATALCLLGDSMLYIVLPIYWREAGLLSLWEVGIILSVNRFVRLPLNPLVGWFYQRISLRTGLFLAVGLGSLTTIGYGFAQGLVAWVVLRALWGAAWSLLRIGGLYAVAQCADKGNRGEMMGLYNGLYRLGSLVGMLMGGVLVALLHLKGVSVLFGCMSLFGIPLLLHYFIDFTSGAHRTEKAAKSGGSVWRNNRMLLVLFSGFFVSLVFQGVLTSTLSYIIQKHGQEISLLGIVLAASAWSGVLQAVRWTWEPFLGVQFGRLSDGTRGRIPLYGVSLLVSAIGLVLLPLALPFALWIGIALFVQMGATSLTTITDALATDEARYLPTASTLALYSLAQDFGAAMGPIAGYLFIEWGDTLHVLYIISAVVFLGMAWCWRRAARKDSVQKHDAVSV
- the ilvA gene encoding threonine ammonia-lyase IlvA; protein product: MNKTATRVTVEDIMVAHHTLKDVVYKTPLEKNRILSERLGCNVYIKREDLQVVRSFKLRGAYHLIRSLSEEEVEQGVVCASAGNHAQGVAYSCHALGIRGVIFMPATTPRQKVSQVKLFGGDAVEVVLVGDTFDDSFAEATKYTEEHGMTFVHPFDDPKIIAGQGTVGMEIMDDMTEDIDYVFVGIGGGGLASGVGTYMKSISPSTKVIGVEPEGAPCMKQALAQNKPVILTNIDKFVDGAAVKQAGALTMDICGQVLDDIILVPEGKVCTTILNLYNQNAIVAEPAGALSIAALDLYKEQIRGKNVVCVISGGNNDIDRMQEIKERSLIYEGLKYYFIINFPQRAGALREFLDNVLGPNDDITRFEYTKKNNKDNGPALVGIELKKPEDYLPLIERLRQSNIDYMEINNNPSLFNLLI
- a CDS encoding CBO0543 family protein — encoded protein: MVRSSMTIVKHWRKSSLQLWHKKRSFPPQRNRQNSIQKYVPAMIFSSWLGTYADLIMVEQQMYSFPIRPFPALFSINIAFTVFLLPITTAFFLYYVEKLNTTQRFIVVLLLGFFMPLVEQLSEKVGWFNHSSEWRHLYSFFGYIFFMWLVCKFHFWYSYNNRIPRH
- a CDS encoding DUF2515 family protein, producing the protein MGTGLAILRKRWENFKQSQIQPLLSIKKELKKKSKDLKDSFVSITELPLKDQQLIYQIKECTRQKNRNNVMRTMAYYDFYCRHPEIHWAFLGHMVSRNGGWNMTDLKGELLSRLLSEKEQQDYFRFLERGNWLIFQDVYPQFLLYEESLKRQTKLFYLLPYFYVSVFMQTLWNYFWDYGDCYLLAIGLVINEQSYLEKRVIQNAFYQKTVLKTIEFKLQDILSLNQILFPCYQEDKRGFEKPPKLIGQTLYHFVSLHERILLGKRLYTLLFGHSDVLKRISQWAAKHVHTGSRKDYWPHLFNDVKESVPGTSYEQQIKNCQLKPGTKRLYSPSLLHSWSNVQHEEAEVGDWFEDWKIMYYLINLKEEVDGEILHDYCKTLEKIEFAIMAQEKIFPSST
- the shc gene encoding squalene--hopene cyclase, encoding MNEVETEINRLITVLKNQQTSDGSWRYCLESGPMTDAYMIILLRTLNIHDEDFIRRLTERVIYRQEKNGAWKLFHDEEGGNLSATVEAYYALLFSGYCKKKAEHMQAARQFILSRGGITEVSMLTKVMLALTGQYPWPQHTLIPLEILLLPLTFPLNFFDFVGYARVHVAPILIVTDQKFFIKTQKTPDLSDLYVNNSTTSMNLQPYINQQSIQYRSILKFIKSWTENLHYLPKHIHNVAIRRTEQFMLDRIEPDGTLYSYFSSTFLMIFAFLALGYSDKHPIILHAIKGLKTLTCKSNEPIHIQNATSTVWNTALLSYALQDAGVPYSSMTIQKAGQYLLSRQHKKYGDWIIHNPNITPGGWGFSDINTINPDIDDTTAALRAISKLAKTSPIYRQAWEYGVNWVLSMQNDNGGWPAFEKNTDKEIVKWLPIDGADSTSTDPSSADLTGRTLQFLGHDVGLNVHYPNISRGIRWLMKHQEEDGAWYGRWGISYIYGTWAAITGMNAVGISPNHPAIQKAVRWLLKIQNADGGWGESCRSDTVKKYVPLGFSTLSQTAWAIDALIAVSKESIPAIERGIQYLIVAGDKFDWTTTYPTGAGLPGGFYFHYHSYRYIWPLLALSHYKLKYLGNGKDAHVTS